A single genomic interval of Helianthus annuus cultivar XRQ/B chromosome 13, HanXRQr2.0-SUNRISE, whole genome shotgun sequence harbors:
- the LOC110897276 gene encoding EP1-like glycoprotein 4, whose translation MKTSFILSLLLALFLLSVSAQPFDYPTANLSTTWTNNVSAPHSVTFTDGSTVRAILLRGSFGPRFACGFYCNGTCDSYLFAVFIVQTNSGSGIVQPAIGFPQVVWSANREHPVKLGAKLNLNEAGDLVLQDAGGSVVWSTNTAGKQVTGMQITDTGNLVLFDTNNVIVWQSFDHPTDSLVPGQKLVEGQKLVASVSPTNWGKGLYSVEVTNKGLFGYLETTNPRRVYYRYLVNGPDRSKERSYVRFLNGSLALFIHSAEPSRPDGAIRVPLASSAQYMKLMPDGHLIVLEWQSGWRVVADLFGASRRRM comes from the coding sequence ATGAAAACATCATTCATTCTAAGTCTTCTCCTTGCTCTCTTTCTCCTTTCAGTCTCCGCCCAGCCCTTCGACTACCCTACCGCAAACCTTTCCACCACATGGACCAACAACGTCTCCGCACCCCACTCCGTAACCTTCACAGACGGCTCAACGGTCCGAGCCATCCTCCTTAGAGGATCATTCGGACCAAGGTTCGCCTGTGGGTTCTACTGCAACGGAACCTGTGACTCTTACCTCTTCGCAGTCTTCATAGTCCAAACCAATAGCGGGTCAGGCATTGTCCAACCCGCTATCGGCTTCCCACAAGTTGTCTGGTCAGCCAACCGGGAACATCCGGTTAAACTCGGCGCAAAACTTAACCTTAACGAAGCCGGAGATTTAGTCCTACAGGATGCCGGTGGTAGCGTTGTTTGGTCTACCAACACAGCTGGAAAACAAGTTACTGGCATGCAAATAACTGATACTGGAAACCTAGTATTGTTTGATACCAACAACGTTATTGTTTGGCAGTCTTTTGATCACCCGACAGACAGTTTAGTACCTGGGCAGAAACTGGTTGAAGGACAGAAGCTGGTTGCAAGTGTTTCTCCGACCAATTGGGGAAAAGGTTTGTATTCTGTTGAAGTTACTAATAAGGGTTTGTTTGGTTATCTTGAAACAACGAACCCTCGTAGAGTTTATTACCGGTATTTGGTCAATGGGCCTGATAGAAGTAAAGAAAGAAGTTATGTTAGGTTCCTCAATGGAAGTTTGGCGTTGTTCATTCATTCAGCCGAGCCGAGTCGTCCAGACGGTGCGATTCGGGTGCCGCTAGCATCTTCGGCTCAGTATATGAAACTGATGCCCGATGGGCATTTGATAGTGTTGGAATGGCAGTCGGGGTGGCGGGTGGTGGCGGATTTGTTTGGAGCTAGTCGCAGGCGTATGTAA